The Planctomycetota bacterium genome segment GCCTGGCTGTTCACGCCGTAGCGAATCGTGGTGATGTTGTAGCACGGCTCGTCCCCCGAACCGCTGACTCCTTCGGCGTCGGGACGGAGCAGGACATATTTTCCGCCGCTACCGGTGTAGGCGCCGTCGGGCCAGGCGCTGCGCAGATCGAACTCGACCGGCTCGGTGAACGCCTCGTCGAAGGTCTGGCCCGACTGCTCGCCAATCATGATCACGTGGGCCTGACCGTCGCGAACCAACGCCAGCCGGATGGGTTGATTGGGCGGGAAAACGCCCGAGCCGGAGAGGATGCCATACTTGCCGTCGCGCGTGTTGCGCCCGTGCGGCCCCGAAACCGGCTGGTTGGGCTTGAGTCCGAGCATGTCGGGGGCCGAGCCGGCGATGGCCACGTAGGTTGGCACCGCCAGCCCGATGGCGCGGTGATCTTTGAGTTCGCCGCGGGTTTCTACCGAAAGGTGTTTGAGCGGATCGTTCAGCGGCGGCAGATACGACGCGGGACATTGCATCATCGGCGGCTGCAGGCCATCGACGAACTTGACGTTCTGGTTTGACGTGCGCAGGTCGAACTTGCCGCTACTGGCCGTTCGTTGCCAACGGACGTTCCCTTCCTCGCCCAAGCCCAGGTGCGGCAGAATCTCGACCCACCAACTGGTGCCGAACGGCGTGTCGCTGCCCCCTTCATAGCGGGCGCCGCAGGGGAGCAACTCGGCATGATTCGTGTGGTAATCGAGAATCGCCGAGGAGATTTGCCGCAGGTTTTCCTGGCACGCGCCCCGCTGCGCGCGGCGGTACATAAAAAAGATCGTCGGGATCGCGAGAATCAGTAGCACCAGGATCACGATCCCGCCCACCATCGCCTCGAAGGCACTGACCCCTCGGCGCGAGCCGCGCCGGCGGGCAAAGCGAGGCGGCGAGACTGGTCGCGGGCCAATTGTGCGCTCGGCGGCGAGTCTGGCGTGTTTATGCGCGGGAATCATCGTGTCGCCCCCCAACGGCGTCCTGCGAGAAGAGCCAAAGTCGAATGCTGCGAACCCCTGCGGTTCTTGCTATAAGATGATGAGATTCGTCGGGGTTATCAATACCGAAGCGCTGCGAGAAGCCGCCGGCCCTCGCGCCGGCGTTAGCGTCCCAAGGAAAACCAAACCATGACATCGCGCGGCTGGTGGATGACGTTGTTGGTCAGCTTAGTGGCTGGGTTGCTCGTGGCGCGCGGCGCAGCGGCCGCCGAAGCGCGACGGCCGAACATCTTGTTGATCTATGCCGACGATCAGTCGTACAAGACGCTGAGCTGTTATCCCGAATCTCCCGCTTGGGTGAAGACCCCCGAGATCGATCGGCTGGCCGCCAGCGGTATTCGCTTCACGCGCGCGTACATGGGCTCGTGGTGCATGCCGTCGCGGGCGTCGATCTTGACGGGGCGGTTGCCGTTTGGCGTCGAGTCGATGCGCATGAGCGGCAGCTATCCCGGCAGCAGTTGCGACCCGGCCTTGTGTCCGTTCTGGCCGGCCGAAGCGCGGCGACAAGGTTACCAGACCGCGCAGATTGGCAAGTGGCACACCGGCGTCGACTCGGGCTGGGAGCGCGACTGGGACTATCAGATCGTCTGGAACCGGCCCAAGCATCCCGAGAATGCCGGCGCGTACTACAAGAAACAAATCCTGGCCTTCAACGGCCAAGAGCGAAAGACCGACGGCTACTCGACCGACAACTACACCGATTGGGCGGTCGATTACATTCGCGGCCAGAACCGGGTGGCGGACAAACCCTGGTTCTTGTGGCTCTGCTATGGCGCAATCCACGGCCCCACGACACCGGCCGATCGGCACAAGGGGAAGCTGGCTGGCAACACGGCCAAGATTCCAGCAGATATTTTCGGCCCGCGCCCGAACAAGCCATCGTACCTCGACCGCACGCAAGCCTGGATCCCGAACGGCAGTGGCGGCGCGGCCATGAAAAAGAAGCCGAAACAGGCAAATAACTTTGACAAGGACGAGCCGGGGCTCGACTACAGCGCCTGGATCCAACAGGTAAATGAGTGCACGATGGCGCTCGACGAAGGGGTGGGGCGCGTGATGGCCGCGCTGCGTGATTCGGGGCAACTCGAAAACACGCTGGTCGTCTACACTGCCGACCAGGGTTATGGCCTGGGGGAACACGGACTCAGCCAGAAGCAAGTGCCGTATGATGGAGGCGTGGCCTCGCCGTTGATCATTAGCCAGCCCGGGACGATTCCAGCGGGTAAGGTTTGTGCCCAGCCGGTAAACTCGCCCGATCTGGTGGCGACGTTTCTGCGCGTGGGACAGATCAACGTGCCGTGGAAGACGCACGGGCGCGACATCGCGCCGTTGTTGCGCGATCCGGAGCGCGCGACGCTCGAGCAACCCATGCTGATGAGCCACACCGGCGACACCTACGGCAGCAACACCCGCGACGCGTCGACCACGGTGCGCAGCACGGGGCAGGGGAACGTCCCCTGGTGGGTGATGGTGCGCGACGGCCGGTTCAAATACATCCGCACCTTGGTGGCCGGCGAGCCGGAGGAACTTTACGACCTGGACGCCGACCCCGAGGAATTGACCAATCTGGCTGGCCGCGCCGAGCAGGCGTCGCAACTCGAAACGATGCGCGCAAAGTTGATCGCGGAACTCCGCCGAACCGATTGCCCGTTCGTCGACGCGATGCCGCCCGTGCGCGAGTTGAAACGCTAGTGATGGAAAGTCCGCACTCATTGCGAGCACGGCCTCAAGGAGCGCTGCGTCAGGCCGACGACTCGGTGTTGTGGCGCATCTGGGCGCCGAAGGCCACGCAGGTGACGCTGCTTATTTGGGACGGCGGCAAGGAGTCGGCGGTCACGATGCAAGCCGAGGCCGACGGCTATTACGTCCACACGGCGGCTAACGTCGCCGACGGCTTGTGCTACGCTTATCGGCTGGATGACGATCCGTTGGAACTTCCCGATCCGGCTTCGCGGTGGCAGCCCGACGGAGTTCACCAGCCGTCGGCTGTCTTCTCGCCCGAACGATTCACTTGGACCGATCGGCATTGGCGCGGTGTCCGACAAGCTGACCTGGCGATTTACGAGTTGCACGTTGGCACGTTCACGCCCGAGGGAACCTTCGAGGCCATCATTCCGCGCTTGGCCGAGTTGGCCGACCTGGGGATCACGGCGATCGAGCTGATGCCGATCGCGCAGTTCCCCGGCGCGCGCAATTGGGGCTATGACGGGGTTCACCCCTTCGCAGCCCAGAACACCTACGGCGGCCCGCGGGGCTTGCAACAATTGGTCGATGCCGCGCACGCGGCCGGCTTGGGCGTGCTGCTCGACGTGGTTTACAACCACCTGGGGCCCGAGGGAAATTACTTCGCGCGATTCGGCCACTACTTCACGACGCATTATCACACACCGTGGGGAGCGGCGCTGAACTACGACGGCCCGCACAGCGACCCAGTTCGCGCCTTGATGATCCAGAACGCCTGTCAGTGGATTCGCGATTTCCACCTTGACGGCCTGCGGCTCGACGCGGTGCAGACGATCATGGACGAAAGCGCCTGGCACTTGCTGGCCGAGTTGCAAGACGCCGTGCAGCGCGAAGCGCGCGCGGCCGAGCGCTCGGTCGTCGTGATCGGCGAGACCAATCAGAACGACCGCCGGCTGGTCGATCGGGTCGAGCAAGGGGGCTACGCGCTCGACGGCGTGTGGAGCGACGATTTGCACCATGCGATTCATGCCCACCTGACCGGCGAGCGCGACGGATATTACGTCGACTTCGAGCGGCCGGCGACGATTGCCAAGGCGTTCAACGACGGCTTTGTCAGCGATGGGGGCTACGCGCGGTACTACCACCGGCGTCACGGCGCACCGCTGGGAGATGTGCCGCGCGAACGGCTGGTCGTGTGCCTGCAAAACCATGACCAGGTCGGCAACCGGGCGGCGGGTGATCGGTTTGCCACGCTGGTCGCGCCCGAGGCAGTGCGCCTGGCGGCGGCGTTGGTGCTGCTTTCGCCAGGAACACCGCTGTTGTTCATGGGTGAGGAATATGGCGAGCGTGCGCCGTTCGCGTTCTTCTGTTCGTTTCTCGACGCTGGGCTGAACGACGCCGTGCGAGCCGGCCGGCAACGCGAGTATCAAGAGCTCGACTTCCGCTGGGAAGCTGAGGTGCCCGACCCGGTGGCCGAGTCGACCTTTCGGGCGGCACAGCTCGGTTGGAGTTGGCCGACCGGATCGAGCGCCGCCGGGCTGCGCGCGCTGTATCGAACGCTGTTGCATGCTCGGCGCGATTGGCCGGCGCTCGGCGATCGACAAAACACACACGCAACATTTGCCAACGATGGCAACGAACTGCTCGTCATTACTCGCGGCGGCGCGAACGGTGCAATTATCTGGGTGAATCTCACCGATTGCGCGCTGACGAAGCTGCCTGCCCCGCCGACGCGGCATCGATTGCAACTGTCGACCGCCGAGCGACGCTTCGGTGGCGAACGTGACGATCTATCAACAATCGACACGCTCGGGGCGTATGAGCTTTTGATTTGGCTTGTCGACAAATAGACGATCGGTCGCCCTGTGGCGTGGTGACGCGCAGGCTGACACTTTGACATACAAGGCGGCTATATTTGCGTCATTGCGCGGCATTGGCGCAATGATCATTACGACGATCGTGACGATTGTCCGCGCCAGCCAGTTTGTGACATTACGAACGATCTCTGACAATAGCGCCACATTCGCCAACTCGGCTGTCGACTCGGGCGGTTGGTCGGCGATAATGTCGAGGTGTACGGCTTGTCTTTTCGGCCCCGGCTCGCGTCGCGGTGAAACCGTTTCATTGTGGCAACCGCGATAGTGCGTGGCCGATCTGCTCGACGCGACCATACGGTTCACGGTGAACTTGGGAACGTCGCGACCTGAATGTTGAACGTCGCGTGCATGAACGCAGCGCGGCCAGGCAACAAGCCGACCATCGCGCGGAGGAGACACCTATGTGTCGCCTGTTAGTTGCCGACGCCAATCGTGCGAACGCCGATTCGTTGGCCAAGTTGCTCAGGACCGCCGGGTTTGACGTGGCGACGGCTTATGACGGCGGCCACGCCATCGAGCAGGCGGTGACATTCGAGCCGGACATCTTTCTGTTGGAACTGGCCATGCCGGTGCTCGACGGCTATCAGGTGGCATCCCATTTGAAAGGGATGCCCAAGTTCGCCGACAAAGTGTTCATCGCGCTGACGGCCTATGCCGACCAGCGACACATGGATCTGGCCTCGCAGGCCGACTTCCAGGACTATCTGGTTAAGCCGATCGAACTGAGCATGCTGATGAGTATCCTGGCCGAAGTGTCAGGGTAGGCTTGGCCAGCGAAGCGCCATGCGTGTTTTCAACGTGGCCGCATCATTCCGGAATCGGGTCATTGGGCCCGACGGGTTTCCCCTCCCAGGTGACGGCTTTTGTCCGCGGGTCGTACGTCAAGATGCGCTGCGCGCTCCCTGGCACGGGACCGACATCGACCTTCGGCAACCAGCGGCTCAATTCGCTGATCACCTTGGCGTGCTCCGGGCGGGCCGCCAGGTTGGTCCACTCGCGCGGATCGGCCTGCATGTCGTACAACTCTTGCGAGCCGTCGGCATAGCGGATGTAACGCCAGCGGTCGGTGCGCACCGCATGGTTCCCTTGATTGTGCGACGTGATGGCTGGCCAGGGGCGCGACGCCTGGGCGTCTTTCAACTGGGGCGCGAGCGAATGGCCTTCCAGGTCGTCGCGCCGCGTCAGTCCGCACAGTTCCACCAGCGTCGGGTACATGTCCAGCAACTCGACCGGCCCCGCGCAACGCGCGCCGCCGCTCACGCCCGGCCCCGCGAACACCAGCGGCACATGCGTCGACCGCTCCCAAAGCGTGTTCTTGCCGGTGATCAACTTCTCGCCCACGTGCCAGCCATGATCGGACCAGAGGACCACCACCGTGTTGTCGCGCTGGCCGGCCTGTTCCAGGGCGTCGAGCACGCGACCAATCTGGCTATCCATGAAGCTGACGCTGGCCAGGTATGACCGCGCCAGATTGCGCCACTGGTGATTCTCGCGGACCCATTTCAAGCGCGGCTCCGGCAAATACCAATGCAAATACCACGAGAATCGCGGCGTATCGTTTCGATCGTCTTCGCGAATCCGCGGCAACAACGAGTCGTCGTCGGGATACAGATCGAACCAGCGCTGCGTGGCGTAGCACGGCACGTGCGGCAAGGCAAAGCCGCAGGCCAGGAAGAACGGCTTGTCCTTCGGCGCGGTCTGTAATTGTTCAATGGCCCACGACGCGACGCGGTAGTCGCCCATGTCTTCGTCCCGCCCCGGGTAGACGCCCCAGTCCATCAGCTTGACATTCCCCATCGGGGTCGGCGGGATCAACTTCTCTTTCATCGGCGCGCCGACGCCGGGCGTGGGGCCCCATTCGTCGAACTCGCGCGGGCGATCCTTGGGGGGGACCTGGTGAAATATCTTCCCGACCGTCAGCGTCCGATAGCCGTGCCGTTGGAAGTGCTGGGGAAGCGAGACGCGATCTTTCAAGGCGTCAACCGTGCGACAATAGGGGGCCAAGCCATAGACGCCGGACGTCGTTGGCCGCAAGCCGAGCAACACGCTGGTGCGCGAAGGATTGCACAACGGCGCTTGGCAATGGGCGTTGGTGAACAAGGTGCCGCGCGCGGCCAGTCGATCGATGTTCGGCGTCTTGGCCGCCGGATGCCCGCCCAGGCAGCCGATCCAGTCGTTTTGATCGTCGATGGCGATGAACAACACGTTGGGCTTGGCACGCTCGGCGGCTTGGGCGCTTGGCCCCGGCCAAAGGCAAGCGGCGATGACGACCAGATTAGACGCGAGACTAACTGTACTTTGACCTAGGTTCATCACCGCGCCTTTCAAAAAGTTTCGCACAAGCACAAGCACACACCCCTCCCTTGCAGGGAGGGGCAAGGGGGAGGGTTAAGACGTTCCCGGCTGAGTTGGCCCGCGTCACGTGAGCGTACTTGTCCTATCCAGGATACCGACGCGGAACAGTCTCAGAATATCGTCGCGAGAGGCGACAATCACGCGCTGAGAGAATCATGCGTAGCCGCGCGAGATTGAAGCGCCCCCTCACCCGGCTCGCTGCGCGAGCCACCCTCTCCCGCAAGGGGCGAGGGTTAGGAGAAAGCCGCCGCTTTTCTAGCCGCTAGTCTCTAGCCCCTTTTCACTTCTTCACCGCGTCGGCGGCGAGAATCTGGGCGTAGGCCGCCAGGTCTTGCGTGGCGTCGGGGCCCAGATCGGTGGCGATATGAATCTTGCGCGTGATCTTGCCGGGGTTATCACCGGCGGTAAATGTGACCGGCACCAGATGGACCGTCTTGGTCGCGTCGCTCGTCTGGAATTGAAAACCCGCGTCCTCGCAAGTCACGCGAGTGATCTTGAAAGGCTTCTTGGCTTGCACGACGAGTTGCTTGGTGACTTTCTGGCCCGGCTCGAGCACGCCCAGGAACAACGCCGCCGGGCTGACGGTCACGGGGGCCATGATCCGGGCTTCGACATCGACCGGCACCTCGCTGGCCGAGGTGTCATTGCTCGTCAGGATGATCTGCTCTTTCAGCGAGCCAGCCGGCGCGGTCGGCAGCAGATTCACCTGTAACTGATACGTCACTTGCCCGGGCGATCGGCTAGTTTCGCTGAGCGTGGCGGAGACGTGGTTGCTGCTCGACTTCAACTCGGTGATTTTCCAATCGCTGCGTCCCGAATAGGTGAGCGTCACCTTCTTGTCGGCGCCGGTGCCGACGTCGACGGTGCCAAACTCGGCGCCGCCGGGAGTCAGAACCACATCGGTGCGAATGTAGCCCGACACGTTGAGCTGCACCTCGGCGTAGAACGGCCGGTCGAAGATCACGGTAATCGTGGCGTTCTTCTGCCCCGAGTATGCCTGCGTGTTCAACTCGGCGATAATACCCCCTTCTTCATAGGTCTTGAGCGTGTCGCTCACGACCTTGGGGGTGGTACAGCCACAGCTCGAACGGACGCCCGCGATGTGCAGCGTCTCTTGATAGACGTTCTTGAGCTTGAACTCGAAATGAACCGTCGCGCCGCGGGCCACCGAGCCAAAGTCATGGCTGGTGGACGTGAACATCTTGCGCGCCCAGTCCTCGGCCCGACTGGTGGCCGGAGCGAGCAGCAACATCAAGCTGACAATCCAAAACCGGTTCACGCTTTACCTTCTGTCGGCAATCGTCCGCGGCGCGGCAATCTGGCCGGCGCGAGTCTGATC includes the following:
- a CDS encoding DUF1559 domain-containing protein, giving the protein MILVLLILAIPTIFFMYRRAQRGACQENLRQISSAILDYHTNHAELLPCGARYEGGSDTPFGTSWWVEILPHLGLGEEGNVRWQRTASSGKFDLRTSNQNVKFVDGLQPPMMQCPASYLPPLNDPLKHLSVETRGELKDHRAIGLAVPTYVAIAGSAPDMLGLKPNQPVSGPHGRNTRDGKYGILSGSGVFPPNQPIRLALVRDGQAHVIMIGEQSGQTFDEAFTEPVEFDLRSAWPDGAYTGSGGKYVLLRPDAEGVSGSGDEPCYNITTIRYGVNSQAAFDVTKPARGISVRHDGPYPPPPKDTPPRVPAKFPPGPGHNHGLFSAHSGGAYVLYVDGHTDFLSDEVEPYVLQMLATRDDGNITKLDH
- a CDS encoding sulfatase-like hydrolase/transferase; translated protein: MTLLVSLVAGLLVARGAAAAEARRPNILLIYADDQSYKTLSCYPESPAWVKTPEIDRLAASGIRFTRAYMGSWCMPSRASILTGRLPFGVESMRMSGSYPGSSCDPALCPFWPAEARRQGYQTAQIGKWHTGVDSGWERDWDYQIVWNRPKHPENAGAYYKKQILAFNGQERKTDGYSTDNYTDWAVDYIRGQNRVADKPWFLWLCYGAIHGPTTPADRHKGKLAGNTAKIPADIFGPRPNKPSYLDRTQAWIPNGSGGAAMKKKPKQANNFDKDEPGLDYSAWIQQVNECTMALDEGVGRVMAALRDSGQLENTLVVYTADQGYGLGEHGLSQKQVPYDGGVASPLIISQPGTIPAGKVCAQPVNSPDLVATFLRVGQINVPWKTHGRDIAPLLRDPERATLEQPMLMSHTGDTYGSNTRDASTTVRSTGQGNVPWWVMVRDGRFKYIRTLVAGEPEELYDLDADPEELTNLAGRAEQASQLETMRAKLIAELRRTDCPFVDAMPPVRELKR
- the treZ gene encoding malto-oligosyltrehalose trehalohydrolase — translated: MRARPQGALRQADDSVLWRIWAPKATQVTLLIWDGGKESAVTMQAEADGYYVHTAANVADGLCYAYRLDDDPLELPDPASRWQPDGVHQPSAVFSPERFTWTDRHWRGVRQADLAIYELHVGTFTPEGTFEAIIPRLAELADLGITAIELMPIAQFPGARNWGYDGVHPFAAQNTYGGPRGLQQLVDAAHAAGLGVLLDVVYNHLGPEGNYFARFGHYFTTHYHTPWGAALNYDGPHSDPVRALMIQNACQWIRDFHLDGLRLDAVQTIMDESAWHLLAELQDAVQREARAAERSVVVIGETNQNDRRLVDRVEQGGYALDGVWSDDLHHAIHAHLTGERDGYYVDFERPATIAKAFNDGFVSDGGYARYYHRRHGAPLGDVPRERLVVCLQNHDQVGNRAAGDRFATLVAPEAVRLAAALVLLSPGTPLLFMGEEYGERAPFAFFCSFLDAGLNDAVRAGRQREYQELDFRWEAEVPDPVAESTFRAAQLGWSWPTGSSAAGLRALYRTLLHARRDWPALGDRQNTHATFANDGNELLVITRGGANGAIIWVNLTDCALTKLPAPPTRHRLQLSTAERRFGGERDDLSTIDTLGAYELLIWLVDK
- a CDS encoding response regulator, translating into MCRLLVADANRANADSLAKLLRTAGFDVATAYDGGHAIEQAVTFEPDIFLLELAMPVLDGYQVASHLKGMPKFADKVFIALTAYADQRHMDLASQADFQDYLVKPIELSMLMSILAEVSG
- a CDS encoding sulfatase; this encodes MNLGQSTVSLASNLVVIAACLWPGPSAQAAERAKPNVLFIAIDDQNDWIGCLGGHPAAKTPNIDRLAARGTLFTNAHCQAPLCNPSRTSVLLGLRPTTSGVYGLAPYCRTVDALKDRVSLPQHFQRHGYRTLTVGKIFHQVPPKDRPREFDEWGPTPGVGAPMKEKLIPPTPMGNVKLMDWGVYPGRDEDMGDYRVASWAIEQLQTAPKDKPFFLACGFALPHVPCYATQRWFDLYPDDDSLLPRIREDDRNDTPRFSWYLHWYLPEPRLKWVRENHQWRNLARSYLASVSFMDSQIGRVLDALEQAGQRDNTVVVLWSDHGWHVGEKLITGKNTLWERSTHVPLVFAGPGVSGGARCAGPVELLDMYPTLVELCGLTRRDDLEGHSLAPQLKDAQASRPWPAITSHNQGNHAVRTDRWRYIRYADGSQELYDMQADPREWTNLAARPEHAKVISELSRWLPKVDVGPVPGSAQRILTYDPRTKAVTWEGKPVGPNDPIPE
- a CDS encoding DUF1573 domain-containing protein, with the translated sequence MNRFWIVSLMLLLAPATSRAEDWARKMFTSTSHDFGSVARGATVHFEFKLKNVYQETLHIAGVRSSCGCTTPKVVSDTLKTYEEGGIIAELNTQAYSGQKNATITVIFDRPFYAEVQLNVSGYIRTDVVLTPGGAEFGTVDVGTGADKKVTLTYSGRSDWKITELKSSSNHVSATLSETSRSPGQVTYQLQVNLLPTAPAGSLKEQIILTSNDTSASEVPVDVEARIMAPVTVSPAALFLGVLEPGQKVTKQLVVQAKKPFKITRVTCEDAGFQFQTSDATKTVHLVPVTFTAGDNPGKITRKIHIATDLGPDATQDLAAYAQILAADAVKK